The following coding sequences are from one Streptomyces sp. NBC_00536 window:
- a CDS encoding lipid-transfer protein — translation MKSYIVGVGMTKFEKPESRDWQYWDMVKEAGSAALADAGVDYGLVEQVPVGYCFQASTAGQRAAYELGLSGVPVYNVNNNCATGSTALMMARQFVEGGLNDCVLALGFEKMKRGALGGGADGGDFSTSPVARHYGVMAAGHGFEMTPPTAQIFGNAAREHMERYGTTEAQLAAVGAKNHRHSANNPNAQFQDVYTVEEILAAKTIHRPLTKLQCSPTSDGAAAALVVSERFVEAHGLGEKAVEIVAQSMTTDTGESFASGSCIDVVGKPMTAAAARQVYERSGLGIEDVDVIELHDCFSVNELLTYEALGMCEDGASGKLVESGATTYGGRWVVNPSGGLISKGHPLGATGLAQAAELVWQLRGEAGARQVPGASVGLAHNIGLGGAAVVTLLRR, via the coding sequence ATGAAGTCGTACATCGTGGGCGTCGGCATGACGAAGTTCGAGAAGCCGGAGTCGCGGGACTGGCAGTACTGGGACATGGTCAAGGAAGCCGGGAGCGCGGCGCTCGCCGACGCGGGCGTGGACTACGGGCTGGTCGAGCAGGTCCCGGTGGGGTACTGCTTCCAGGCCTCCACCGCCGGCCAGCGGGCCGCGTACGAACTGGGCCTGAGCGGGGTCCCCGTCTACAACGTGAACAACAACTGCGCGACCGGCTCGACCGCGCTGATGATGGCCCGGCAGTTCGTCGAGGGCGGCCTCAACGACTGCGTGCTCGCGCTCGGCTTCGAGAAGATGAAGCGGGGGGCGCTGGGGGGCGGGGCGGACGGTGGCGACTTCAGCACCTCGCCGGTGGCCCGGCACTACGGGGTCATGGCCGCCGGGCACGGCTTCGAGATGACCCCGCCGACCGCGCAGATCTTCGGGAACGCGGCGCGCGAGCACATGGAGCGGTACGGGACCACCGAGGCGCAGCTCGCGGCGGTGGGCGCGAAGAATCACCGGCACTCGGCGAACAACCCGAACGCGCAGTTCCAGGACGTCTACACGGTGGAGGAGATCCTCGCCGCGAAGACCATCCACCGGCCGCTGACCAAGCTCCAGTGCTCGCCCACCTCGGACGGGGCGGCGGCCGCGCTGGTCGTCTCCGAGCGGTTCGTGGAGGCGCACGGGCTGGGGGAGAAGGCCGTCGAGATCGTGGCGCAGTCGATGACCACGGACACGGGGGAGTCCTTCGCGTCGGGGTCGTGCATCGACGTGGTCGGCAAGCCGATGACGGCGGCCGCGGCGCGGCAGGTGTACGAGCGCTCCGGGCTCGGCATCGAGGACGTGGACGTCATCGAGCTGCACGACTGCTTCTCGGTGAATGAGCTGCTGACGTATGAGGCGCTCGGGATGTGCGAGGACGGGGCTTCGGGGAAGCTGGTGGAGAGCGGGGCTACGACCTATGGGGGGCGGTGGGTGGTCAACCCGTCCGGGGGGCTGATCTCGAAGGGGCATCCGCTGGGGGCGACTGGGCTGGCGCAAGCGGCGGAGTTGGTGTGGCAGTTGAGGGGGGAGGCCGGGGCTCGGCAGGTGCCGGGGGCGAGCGTCGGGCTGGCGCACAACATTGGGCTGGGTGGGGCCGCTGTGGTGACGCTGCTGCGCAGGTAG
- a CDS encoding acyl-CoA dehydrogenase: MGIGITQEQRELADAMRGWVARAVPPEEVRKLLDTAPQTGARPAHWDALVASGLLEPHLEGGTLLDLAVVVEEAARGALPGPFLPSALASVLLQRAGAEPLDGRVGAVALGPGTLTAVAVEGGGHLLDGTAPPVLGAGEADLVVLAAEAAHGTLWFAVDAAALDIRTHESADPTRPTAEVRARGVSVPPGRLLPLEAALVRDAACALFAADACGTAAWALHTAAEYAKVREQFGRPIGQFQGIKHLCADMLVRLEQARALAWDAAQAMDEDPDVRSLAAALAAGTALDAAYSCAKDCIQVLGGIGFTWEHDAHIYLRRALVARQLLGSGDGHRVRAVRLAADGARRELRLELPAAAERHRARARTALADARGLDPAAARRVLAPTGYAAPYLPPPYGLGAGPVEQLVVQQELKEAGIKLADLGIATWVVPSLLAYGTPEQRERYLLPTLRGDMTWCQLFSEPGAGSDLASLRTRAERGEDGTWRVNGQKVWTSSAHSADFGILLARTDPDAPKHKGLGYFIVDMKQARGIDVRPLKEITGEALFNEVYFDDVELPADALVGAADGGWKVARNTLGNERVHMADQMTFDTGLEALIARSVDLDGAGRARIGALAAEAHALACIGLRTTLQQVSGLEPGAGASVRKLVQTPHQQRTAELTLELLGPAGAVREGVGARAVHGMLMSRCLTIAGGTTQVQLNVVAERILGLPRD, from the coding sequence ATGGGCATCGGAATCACACAGGAACAGCGGGAGTTGGCCGACGCGATGCGCGGCTGGGTGGCGCGCGCCGTGCCGCCCGAGGAAGTGCGCAAGCTGCTCGACACCGCACCGCAGACCGGAGCGCGCCCCGCCCACTGGGACGCGCTCGTCGCATCCGGGCTGCTGGAGCCGCACCTGGAGGGCGGCACCCTCCTCGACCTCGCCGTCGTGGTCGAGGAGGCCGCCCGGGGGGCGCTGCCCGGGCCGTTCCTGCCGAGCGCGCTGGCGTCCGTACTCCTCCAGCGGGCCGGGGCCGAGCCGCTGGACGGGCGGGTCGGGGCCGTCGCGCTGGGGCCCGGGACCCTGACCGCCGTGGCCGTCGAGGGCGGCGGGCACCTGCTCGACGGGACCGCGCCCCCGGTGCTCGGCGCGGGTGAGGCCGATCTGGTCGTGCTGGCCGCCGAGGCCGCGCACGGCACCCTGTGGTTCGCGGTGGACGCCGCCGCCCTCGACATCCGCACCCACGAGAGCGCCGACCCGACCCGGCCGACCGCCGAGGTGCGGGCGCGCGGGGTCTCCGTACCGCCCGGGCGGCTGCTGCCGCTGGAGGCGGCCCTCGTGCGGGACGCGGCCTGCGCGCTCTTCGCCGCCGACGCCTGCGGCACCGCCGCCTGGGCGCTGCACACCGCCGCCGAATACGCCAAGGTGCGCGAGCAGTTCGGGCGGCCCATCGGGCAGTTCCAGGGGATCAAGCACCTGTGCGCCGACATGCTGGTGCGGCTGGAGCAGGCCCGCGCGCTGGCCTGGGACGCGGCCCAGGCGATGGACGAGGACCCCGACGTACGGTCCCTCGCCGCGGCCCTCGCCGCCGGGACGGCCCTGGACGCCGCCTACAGCTGCGCCAAGGACTGCATCCAGGTGCTCGGCGGGATCGGCTTCACCTGGGAGCACGACGCCCACATCTACCTGCGCCGCGCCCTGGTCGCGCGCCAGCTCCTCGGCTCCGGCGACGGCCACCGGGTGCGGGCCGTGCGGCTCGCGGCCGACGGCGCCCGGCGCGAACTGCGCCTGGAACTCCCGGCCGCGGCCGAGCGGCACCGCGCGCGGGCCCGTACCGCCCTCGCGGACGCGCGCGGCCTCGACCCCGCCGCCGCCCGCCGGGTCCTGGCCCCCACCGGCTACGCCGCCCCCTACCTGCCCCCGCCCTACGGCCTCGGCGCGGGCCCCGTCGAGCAGCTCGTCGTCCAGCAGGAGCTGAAGGAGGCCGGGATCAAGCTCGCCGACCTCGGCATCGCCACCTGGGTCGTGCCCTCGCTGCTCGCCTACGGGACCCCCGAGCAGCGGGAGCGGTATCTGCTGCCCACCCTGCGCGGGGACATGACCTGGTGCCAGCTCTTCTCGGAGCCGGGCGCGGGCTCCGACCTCGCCTCGCTGCGGACCCGGGCGGAGCGGGGCGAGGACGGCACCTGGAGGGTCAACGGACAGAAGGTGTGGACGAGTTCCGCGCACAGCGCCGACTTCGGGATCCTGCTCGCCCGCACCGACCCGGACGCGCCCAAGCACAAGGGGCTCGGCTACTTCATCGTCGACATGAAGCAGGCGCGCGGGATCGACGTACGCCCCCTCAAGGAGATCACCGGCGAGGCCCTCTTCAACGAGGTGTACTTCGACGACGTCGAACTCCCCGCCGACGCGCTGGTCGGCGCGGCCGACGGCGGCTGGAAGGTCGCCCGCAACACCCTCGGCAACGAACGCGTCCACATGGCCGACCAGATGACCTTCGACACCGGCCTCGAAGCGCTCATCGCCCGCTCCGTCGACCTCGACGGCGCGGGCAGGGCGCGGATCGGCGCGCTCGCCGCCGAGGCGCACGCCCTGGCCTGCATCGGGCTGCGCACCACCCTCCAGCAGGTGTCCGGGCTGGAGCCGGGCGCGGGTGCCTCCGTACGCAAACTCGTCCAGACCCCGCACCAGCAGCGGACCGCCGAGCTGACGCTCGAACTGCTCGGCCCGGCGGGCGCGGTGCGCGAGGGGGTGGGGGCGCGGGCGGTGCACGGGATGCTCATGTCGCGCTGCCTGACCATCGCCGGGGGCACCACGCAGGTGCAGCTCAATGTCGTCGCCGAGCGGATTCTCGGCCTTCCCAGGGACTGA
- a CDS encoding Zn-dependent alcohol dehydrogenase: MRAALQSQIGQDKLEVVEDMEAVGFGPGKVKIRIKATGLCHSDLSAMSGVLPQPAPFIPGHEGSGEVVDVGDGVTSHKIGDRVLVCWLPPCGHCPSCKRGQGHLCLEAFGNVATPNFRRGDSDIFGFAGTGTFAEEMVVPAGCAVPIPDDVPFDIAALIGCGVTTGLGAAINTAKVEAGSSVAVIGCGGVGISVIQGAKVQGAAQIIAVDPVASRREAALRFGATEAVAPEAFGDAKNRITAGEGFDYVFEVVGKSQTTQTAYEMTRRGGSVVVVGAGALDDNYSINMFSLFFDEKKILPSMYGGGDVLRSYERTINLWRAGRVDLAGLITHRVRLAEVNDALDQMRTGVALRTCIEL, encoded by the coding sequence GTGCGCGCAGCACTCCAGAGCCAGATAGGCCAGGACAAGCTCGAAGTCGTCGAGGACATGGAGGCCGTGGGCTTCGGCCCCGGCAAGGTGAAGATCCGCATCAAGGCCACCGGCCTGTGCCACTCCGACCTCTCCGCGATGAGCGGGGTGCTGCCGCAGCCCGCCCCCTTCATCCCCGGTCACGAGGGTTCGGGCGAGGTCGTGGACGTCGGTGACGGGGTCACCAGCCACAAGATCGGCGACCGGGTGCTGGTCTGCTGGCTGCCGCCCTGCGGCCACTGCCCGTCCTGCAAGCGCGGCCAGGGCCATCTCTGTCTGGAGGCGTTCGGGAACGTCGCCACCCCCAACTTCCGGCGCGGCGACAGCGACATCTTCGGCTTCGCCGGCACCGGCACCTTCGCCGAGGAGATGGTGGTCCCGGCGGGCTGCGCGGTACCGATCCCCGACGACGTCCCCTTCGACATCGCCGCCCTGATCGGCTGCGGCGTGACCACCGGACTCGGCGCGGCCATCAACACGGCCAAGGTGGAGGCCGGTTCCTCGGTCGCCGTCATCGGCTGCGGCGGCGTCGGCATCTCCGTCATCCAGGGCGCCAAGGTGCAGGGCGCGGCGCAGATCATCGCCGTGGACCCGGTCGCGTCCCGGCGCGAGGCGGCCCTGCGGTTCGGTGCGACCGAGGCGGTCGCGCCGGAGGCCTTCGGCGACGCCAAGAACCGGATCACCGCCGGTGAGGGCTTCGACTACGTCTTCGAGGTGGTCGGCAAGTCCCAGACCACGCAGACGGCCTACGAGATGACCCGGCGCGGCGGCTCGGTCGTGGTCGTCGGTGCGGGCGCGCTCGACGACAACTACTCGATCAACATGTTCTCGCTGTTCTTCGACGAGAAGAAGATCCTGCCCTCGATGTACGGCGGCGGGGACGTCCTGCGCTCCTACGAGCGGACCATCAACCTCTGGCGGGCCGGCCGGGTGGACCTGGCGGGCCTGATCACCCACCGGGTGCGGCTGGCGGAGGTCAACGACGCGCTCGACCAGATGCGGACGGGTGTCGCCCTGCGCACCTGCATCGAACTCTGA
- a CDS encoding YybH family protein, producing MSPVITDPANLPILFQDALNAGDVDGVLALFAPGAGMRTVAGEHITGAEALRAEIGGTVAARGRLTNVKRHTLIGAGTALLVTDWTLEIDGPGGERIAPTGTTANIARQDTDGGWRFTVLNPLGTA from the coding sequence ATGTCCCCTGTCATCACCGACCCCGCGAACCTGCCGATCCTCTTCCAGGACGCGCTGAACGCCGGCGATGTCGACGGCGTGCTGGCCCTGTTCGCCCCGGGCGCGGGCATGCGCACGGTGGCCGGCGAGCACATCACCGGCGCCGAGGCGCTGCGTGCGGAGATCGGCGGAACCGTCGCAGCCCGCGGCAGGCTGACAAACGTCAAGCGGCACACGCTCATCGGCGCAGGAACCGCCCTCCTGGTCACCGACTGGACCCTGGAGATCGACGGCCCCGGCGGCGAACGGATCGCTCCGACCGGCACCACCGCGAACATCGCCCGCCAAGACACCGACGGCGGCTGGCGCTTCACCGTCCTCAACCCGCTCGGCACCGCCTGA
- a CDS encoding DNA-binding response regulator, translated as MPREHRTAKSLRVLLVPPDPALALRLGLQPDIEVVAGATARPAVALVQTPDAVAAVHEDDPECAVLVVTGSAHPGLLDTTLAAGAAGLILRDVPIEDLADSIRRASMGETVIDPSLV; from the coding sequence ATGCCCCGGGAGCACCGGACCGCCAAGTCCCTGCGGGTCCTGCTGGTCCCGCCGGACCCGGCCCTGGCCCTGCGGCTCGGCCTCCAGCCGGACATCGAGGTGGTGGCCGGGGCCACGGCCCGCCCGGCGGTGGCCCTGGTCCAGACCCCGGACGCGGTGGCCGCCGTCCACGAGGACGACCCGGAGTGCGCGGTCCTGGTCGTGACGGGCTCGGCCCACCCCGGCCTCCTGGACACCACCCTCGCCGCGGGCGCGGCAGGCCTGATCCTCCGCGACGTCCCGATCGAAGACCTGGCCGACTCCATCCGCCGAGCCTCCATGGGCGAAACGGTCATCGACCCATCCCTTGTTTAA
- a CDS encoding 3-oxoacyl-ACP reductase: protein MSLPLEGLSAIVTGAGRGLGRAEALELARLGASVVVNDFGQPGRDGSGEASAAPAEEVAAEIRAAGGQAVAHLGDVADFEQAGELVELAISSFGKLDVLVNNAGILRDRMVFSMSEAEWDSVIRVHLKGHFNTTHFASVHWRERSKAAGGPVYGRIINTSSEAFLGGSAGQPNYAAAKGGIVGLTTSTALALGKYGVTANAICPRARTRMTEDVFAGFQVPEEGKLDALAPEHVSPLVGYLASPASAKANGQLFVVHGGIVVVMERPKVAAKFDTTKEAFSYEELDEVLTPHYDARPANETFAASEVLGLKHD, encoded by the coding sequence ATGTCGCTCCCCCTAGAGGGACTTTCCGCGATCGTCACCGGCGCCGGGCGTGGGCTCGGGCGCGCCGAAGCGCTCGAACTCGCCCGCCTCGGCGCGAGCGTGGTCGTCAACGACTTCGGCCAGCCGGGCCGCGACGGCTCCGGCGAGGCCTCGGCCGCCCCGGCCGAGGAGGTCGCGGCCGAGATCCGCGCGGCGGGCGGGCAGGCGGTGGCGCACCTCGGTGACGTGGCCGACTTCGAGCAGGCCGGGGAGCTGGTCGAGCTGGCGATCAGCAGCTTCGGCAAGCTCGACGTCCTGGTCAACAACGCGGGGATCCTGCGCGACCGGATGGTCTTCTCGATGTCGGAGGCCGAATGGGACTCGGTGATCCGGGTCCACCTCAAGGGCCACTTCAACACCACCCACTTCGCGTCCGTGCACTGGCGGGAGCGTTCGAAGGCGGCGGGCGGCCCGGTCTACGGCCGGATCATCAACACCTCCTCCGAGGCCTTCCTCGGCGGCTCCGCGGGCCAGCCGAACTACGCGGCGGCCAAGGGCGGCATCGTCGGGCTCACCACCTCGACCGCGCTGGCGCTGGGCAAGTACGGGGTCACGGCCAACGCCATCTGCCCGCGGGCCCGTACCCGGATGACGGAGGACGTCTTCGCGGGCTTCCAGGTCCCGGAGGAGGGCAAGCTCGACGCGCTGGCGCCCGAGCACGTATCCCCGCTGGTGGGCTACCTGGCCTCGCCCGCCTCGGCGAAGGCGAACGGGCAGCTGTTCGTGGTGCACGGCGGGATCGTGGTCGTGATGGAACGGCCCAAGGTGGCCGCGAAGTTCGACACCACGAAGGAGGCCTTCTCCTACGAGGAACTGGACGAGGTCCTCACCCCGCACTACGACGCCCGGCCCGCGAACGAGACCTTCGCGGCGTCCGAGGTGCTCGGCCTCAAGCACGATTAG
- a CDS encoding chitosanase: MFTPNFRSRSTGSRRTRLAVGALLGAAVLAVPVAAHAAPATAPAAVAPHTAAAFGARATGLDDPAKKDVAMQIVSSAENSSLDWKAQYKYIEDIGDGRGYTAGIIGFCSGTGDMLDLVEYYTSVKPDNVLAKYLPALRKVNGSESHSGLGSNFTRDWAKAATDATFRQAQDHERDRVYFNPAVSQGKSDGVGALGQFAYYDAIVMHGDGSDSTSFRNIRKRALGKAKPPAQGGNETTWLNAFLDARVWAMKQEEAHSDTSRVDTAQRVWLKKGNLALNTPLDWKVYGDSYHIG, translated from the coding sequence GTGTTCACCCCCAATTTCCGCAGCCGCAGCACTGGTTCGCGTCGTACGAGGCTGGCCGTCGGCGCCCTGCTCGGTGCGGCGGTCCTCGCCGTACCGGTCGCGGCGCACGCCGCACCCGCCACCGCCCCGGCAGCCGTCGCCCCCCACACGGCGGCCGCCTTCGGCGCCAGGGCGACCGGCCTCGACGACCCGGCGAAGAAGGACGTCGCGATGCAGATCGTCTCCAGCGCGGAGAACTCCTCGCTGGACTGGAAGGCGCAGTACAAGTACATCGAGGACATAGGCGACGGGCGCGGCTACACGGCCGGGATCATCGGCTTCTGTTCCGGCACCGGCGACATGCTCGACCTCGTCGAGTACTACACGAGCGTCAAGCCGGACAACGTCCTCGCCAAGTACCTGCCCGCCCTGCGCAAGGTCAACGGCAGCGAGTCGCACAGCGGCCTCGGCTCGAACTTCACCAGGGACTGGGCGAAGGCGGCCACCGACGCCACCTTCAGGCAGGCCCAGGACCACGAGCGGGACCGGGTGTACTTCAACCCGGCCGTCAGCCAGGGCAAGTCGGACGGGGTGGGCGCGCTCGGCCAGTTCGCCTACTACGACGCCATCGTCATGCACGGCGACGGCAGCGACTCCACCAGCTTCCGCAACATCCGCAAGCGCGCCCTGGGCAAGGCCAAGCCCCCGGCCCAGGGCGGCAACGAGACCACCTGGCTCAACGCCTTCCTCGACGCCCGCGTGTGGGCGATGAAGCAGGAGGAGGCGCACAGCGACACCAGCCGCGTGGACACCGCGCAGCGCGTCTGGCTCAAGAAGGGCAACCTCGCCCTGAACACCCCGCTGGACTGGAAGGTCTACGGGGACTCGTACCACATCGGCTAA
- a CDS encoding MaoC/PaaZ C-terminal domain-containing protein, with the protein MPIDAAKALAADPRVGEIGWDHKDIQLYHLGLGAGLPATDPDELRYTLESKLHVLPSFATVAGAGMAMLGGLAAPGIQVDLAAVLHGGHSIELHRPIPVKGRATSTSKVAAVYDKGKAAVIVLRSEVADADGPLWTSDAQLFVRGEGGFGGERGPSVRGEAPERAPDRVEERRIREEQALLYRLSGDWNPLHADPEFAKLAGFDRPILHGLCSYGMTLKAVVDTVLGGDVTRVRAYRTRFAGIVFPGETLRIRMWQEPGRVLVSVTAAERDDAPVLADTVVEHA; encoded by the coding sequence ATGCCGATCGATGCCGCCAAGGCCCTCGCCGCCGACCCCCGCGTGGGGGAGATCGGCTGGGACCACAAGGACATCCAGCTCTACCACCTCGGCCTCGGCGCCGGCCTCCCGGCCACCGACCCCGACGAGCTGCGCTACACCCTGGAATCCAAGCTGCACGTCCTGCCCAGCTTCGCCACCGTCGCGGGCGCGGGCATGGCCATGCTCGGAGGCCTTGCCGCGCCCGGGATCCAGGTCGACCTGGCCGCCGTACTGCACGGCGGCCACTCCATCGAGCTGCACCGGCCGATCCCCGTGAAGGGGCGGGCCACCTCCACCTCCAAGGTCGCCGCCGTCTACGACAAGGGGAAGGCGGCCGTCATCGTGCTGCGCTCCGAGGTCGCCGACGCCGACGGCCCGCTGTGGACCAGCGACGCCCAGCTCTTCGTCCGCGGCGAGGGCGGCTTCGGCGGCGAGCGAGGGCCCTCCGTCCGCGGCGAGGCGCCCGAGCGCGCGCCCGACCGGGTCGAGGAGCGGCGGATCCGCGAGGAGCAGGCGCTGCTGTACCGCCTCTCCGGCGACTGGAACCCGCTGCACGCCGACCCCGAGTTCGCCAAGCTGGCCGGCTTCGACCGGCCGATCCTGCACGGGCTGTGCTCGTACGGAATGACCCTCAAGGCCGTGGTCGACACGGTCCTGGGCGGGGACGTGACCCGGGTGCGCGCCTACCGCACGCGCTTCGCCGGGATCGTCTTCCCGGGCGAGACGCTGCGCATCCGGATGTGGCAGGAGCCGGGGCGGGTCCTGGTGTCCGTGACCGCCGCCGAACGGGACGACGCGCCGGTCCTCGCCGACACCGTCGTCGAGCACGCGTAA
- a CDS encoding serine/threonine-protein kinase: MSDVAETGGELIGGRYRRVELIGQGGMGRVWRGRDETLGRDVAVKEVVFPQGITADQREVLLQRVLREARAAARLNHPGIITVHDVVEHAGAPVIVMEYVAGMSLATAIEQSGGLPARRVAEIGAAILRALGRAHAAGIIHRDLKPDNVLLMDDRVIITDFGIAHLVDSTTALTHTGTLIGTPAYMAPEQLSGQPPAPATDLWSLGATLYCAVEGVPPFSAETFTALCIAVVTGMPRPALRAEGLGAVLAALLTKDPAQRAGAAQALAALEGVARTGAAAYTPTRVDTPPGPVPEPPTPRPSAHATAAVTAGILALLTACPLVWFALYNVVHASGQNGRWSGLVWENVLGGVIGAGLLLVPARFTFGRRISGAWSLCALCLLYVVSIFLLGPLQGTVTFGAQAEFVLGFEKSNGVAVGLTVIFGTLTAITAGIAASLKSYGPFRSGLQD, from the coding sequence GTGTCCGATGTGGCGGAAACAGGCGGGGAATTGATCGGCGGCCGGTACCGGCGCGTGGAGCTGATCGGGCAGGGTGGCATGGGCCGCGTGTGGCGGGGCCGGGACGAAACGCTCGGGCGGGATGTCGCCGTGAAGGAGGTGGTGTTCCCGCAGGGAATCACCGCCGATCAGCGCGAGGTCCTGCTCCAGCGCGTCCTGCGCGAGGCGCGCGCGGCCGCGCGGTTGAACCATCCCGGGATCATCACCGTGCACGACGTGGTCGAGCACGCGGGCGCACCCGTGATCGTCATGGAGTACGTAGCCGGAATGTCCCTGGCCACGGCGATCGAGCAGAGCGGTGGGCTGCCGGCGCGAAGGGTCGCGGAGATCGGTGCGGCGATCCTGCGCGCGCTCGGCCGCGCCCACGCGGCCGGGATCATCCACCGTGACCTCAAGCCGGACAACGTCCTGCTGATGGACGACCGGGTGATCATCACTGACTTCGGCATCGCGCACTTGGTGGATTCCACGACGGCGCTCACGCACACCGGCACGCTCATCGGCACGCCGGCCTACATGGCCCCCGAGCAGCTCTCCGGCCAGCCCCCCGCGCCCGCGACGGACTTGTGGTCGCTCGGGGCGACGCTGTACTGCGCGGTGGAGGGGGTACCCCCGTTCAGCGCCGAGACGTTCACCGCGCTGTGCATCGCCGTGGTCACCGGGATGCCGCGCCCCGCACTGCGCGCGGAGGGGCTGGGGGCGGTCCTCGCGGCGCTGCTGACGAAGGATCCGGCACAGCGCGCAGGGGCGGCGCAGGCGCTGGCGGCGCTGGAAGGGGTGGCGCGGACTGGTGCGGCCGCCTACACACCGACGCGCGTCGACACCCCGCCGGGGCCGGTGCCGGAGCCGCCGACGCCCAGGCCGAGCGCACATGCCACCGCGGCGGTGACCGCCGGCATCCTCGCGCTGCTCACCGCCTGCCCGCTCGTCTGGTTCGCGCTCTACAACGTCGTCCACGCCAGCGGGCAGAATGGTCGCTGGTCCGGCCTGGTGTGGGAAAACGTGCTCGGCGGCGTCATCGGCGCCGGGTTGCTGCTGGTCCCGGCGCGGTTCACGTTCGGCCGCAGGATTTCCGGCGCGTGGAGCCTGTGCGCGCTGTGCCTGCTGTACGTCGTGTCGATCTTCCTGTTGGGGCCGCTGCAGGGCACCGTCACCTTCGGTGCTCAGGCCGAGTTCGTCCTCGGCTTCGAGAAGAGCAACGGCGTCGCCGTGGGGCTGACGGTCATCTTCGGCACGCTGACGGCGATCACCGCGGGGATCGCCGCCAGCTTGAAGTCGTACGGACCGTTCCGTTCAGGCCTTCAGGATTAG